One window from the genome of Leucobacter aridicollis encodes:
- a CDS encoding ABC transporter substrate-binding protein has translation MNKKLLAAPIAMAAVLGLALTGCSTDGAQPDGDGGLQIDVPEVPMMEKLGDTEKELNIVAWSGFVEPAWADKFTADTGCVVNRKVAATSDEMVQLMRTGEYDLVSASGDASLRLIVDGNVQPLNTELIPNFGDDIVEGMKGQLYDTLNGNVYGIPIGRGANILEYNSEVVTETPDSWSVVWEEDSPYAGKIAAYDSPIYIADAAIYLMEHQPDLGITNPYALDQDQLKAATDLLKQQNKMVSEYWSPATNVTSFTGGNSVVGTSWEVLRKATQDDKFKSVLPKEGATGWSDAWMLATDAKSPNCAYAWMDYTSAPDVNGAIAMNFGMGPANGAFCDISDEAKAHCDYFNATDEEYYKQVWFWTTPIDQCLDGRTDVKCTNYQDWTNAWATVKG, from the coding sequence ATGAACAAGAAACTACTCGCCGCACCGATCGCCATGGCGGCGGTGCTCGGCCTCGCCCTCACGGGTTGCTCGACAGACGGCGCCCAGCCCGACGGTGACGGCGGTCTCCAGATCGACGTCCCCGAGGTTCCGATGATGGAAAAGCTCGGTGACACCGAGAAGGAGCTGAACATCGTCGCCTGGTCTGGCTTCGTTGAGCCAGCCTGGGCCGACAAGTTCACCGCCGACACCGGTTGCGTCGTCAACCGCAAGGTGGCGGCAACCTCCGACGAGATGGTTCAGCTCATGCGCACCGGCGAGTACGACCTCGTCTCAGCTTCTGGAGACGCGAGCCTCCGCCTCATCGTCGACGGCAACGTGCAGCCACTGAACACCGAACTCATCCCGAACTTCGGCGACGACATCGTCGAGGGAATGAAGGGCCAGCTGTACGACACGCTGAACGGCAACGTCTACGGCATCCCGATCGGCCGTGGCGCGAACATCCTCGAGTACAACAGCGAGGTCGTGACTGAGACGCCCGACAGCTGGAGCGTTGTTTGGGAAGAGGACAGCCCCTACGCCGGGAAGATTGCAGCTTACGACAGCCCCATCTACATCGCTGACGCGGCGATCTACCTCATGGAGCACCAGCCCGACCTCGGCATCACCAACCCGTACGCCCTCGATCAGGATCAGCTGAAGGCCGCGACCGACCTACTCAAGCAGCAAAACAAGATGGTCTCGGAGTACTGGTCGCCAGCAACCAACGTGACGTCGTTCACAGGCGGCAACTCGGTCGTCGGAACCTCCTGGGAGGTGCTGCGCAAGGCGACGCAGGACGACAAGTTCAAGAGCGTCCTCCCCAAGGAGGGCGCGACAGGCTGGTCTGACGCGTGGATGCTCGCGACAGACGCGAAGAGCCCGAACTGTGCGTACGCGTGGATGGACTACACATCCGCTCCTGACGTTAACGGCGCGATCGCAATGAACTTTGGCATGGGCCCAGCAAACGGCGCATTCTGCGACATCAGCGATGAGGCGAAGGCGCACTGCGACTACTTCAACGCGACAGACGAGGAGTACTACAAGCAGGTGTGGTTCTGGACGACCCCTATCGACCAGTGCCTCGATGGCCGCACCGACGTGAAGTGCACGAACTACCAGGACTGGACGAACGCCTGGGCGACAGTCAAGGGCTAG
- a CDS encoding ABC transporter ATP-binding protein — protein sequence MPHTPSTEPTSAVSLRGVHKHFGDVTAVKDLNIEIRAGEFFSMLGPSGSGKTTVLRMIAGFEEPTSGEILLHGTDVTRAAPFDREVNTVFQDYALFPHLTIAENVAYGLKVRGVSKSERAQLVSEALEQVRLGHVATRLPSQLSGGQRQRIALARALILRPKVLLLDEPLGALDKQLREHMQVELKQIQREVGITFIFVTHDQEEALTLSDRVAVFNNGKIEQVGSPREVYEFPETEFVAGFLGVTNLLPAELSLALLGESATHSLRPERVQLADPTAPVEPGTVAIPATVAETVYAGAHTRYLLDTADGTRIISEKQNSHTPRTEASIRRGDTVSVRFDRGHATPIPTAQAPAASAPQPA from the coding sequence ATGCCCCACACACCAAGCACCGAGCCCACAAGCGCAGTTTCACTGCGCGGCGTGCACAAGCATTTCGGCGATGTCACCGCGGTGAAAGACCTCAACATCGAGATCCGGGCCGGCGAGTTCTTCTCGATGCTCGGCCCCTCGGGCTCTGGCAAGACCACCGTGCTGCGCATGATCGCCGGCTTCGAGGAGCCGACCTCAGGCGAGATCCTCCTCCACGGAACAGACGTCACCCGCGCGGCGCCGTTCGACCGCGAAGTCAACACCGTGTTCCAGGACTACGCGCTCTTCCCCCACCTCACCATTGCCGAGAACGTCGCCTACGGGCTGAAGGTCCGTGGTGTCTCAAAATCCGAGCGCGCCCAGCTCGTCTCAGAAGCTCTCGAGCAAGTCCGTCTCGGTCACGTCGCGACTCGGCTCCCCTCGCAACTCTCGGGCGGTCAGCGCCAGCGCATCGCGCTCGCCCGCGCGCTCATCCTCCGACCAAAGGTCTTGCTCCTCGACGAGCCCCTCGGCGCGCTCGATAAACAACTGCGCGAACATATGCAGGTCGAACTCAAGCAGATCCAACGCGAAGTCGGCATCACCTTCATCTTCGTCACCCACGATCAGGAGGAAGCGCTCACGCTCTCCGATCGCGTCGCCGTGTTCAACAACGGCAAGATCGAACAGGTCGGTTCGCCCCGCGAGGTGTACGAGTTCCCAGAGACCGAGTTCGTTGCAGGCTTCCTCGGCGTCACGAACCTGCTCCCCGCAGAGCTCTCACTCGCACTCCTCGGTGAATCAGCAACGCACAGCCTCCGCCCCGAGCGCGTGCAACTTGCTGACCCGACCGCGCCAGTCGAGCCGGGCACCGTGGCGATTCCTGCAACTGTCGCCGAGACCGTGTACGCGGGCGCACACACCCGCTACCTCCTCGACACCGCCGATGGCACGCGCATCATTTCCGAGAAGCAGAACTCGCACACGCCACGCACCGAGGCGAGCATCCGCCGCGGCGACACCGTGAGCGTCCGCTTCGATCGGGGTCACGCGACCCCGATCCCCACCGCGCAGGCCCCTGCGGCGAGCGCGCCGCAGCCTGCCTGA